A window of Maioricimonas rarisocia genomic DNA:
GGGTGCCCCGATCCTGGTGGTGTGGTCCACGTCGGTGGCGAAACGGCCCCGCAGGGAGAAATCCGATATTTTGTACGTGATGACGGACCGGGAATCGCGTCTGAATATCAGGAGAAGATCTTCGGTCTGTTTAATCGTCTGCAGACCGATCGGCAGGGAACCGGAGTCGGACTGGCCATCGTCGCCAAGATCGCCCAGATCCACGGCGGCCGCGCCTGGGTCGAATCCAGACCGGGTGAAGGAGCAACGTTCTGGTTCAGCCTGCCGGATGGACAGCAGCCGACCGACAACTGCGACGTCGACGAACACGACGACGGGCGGGCCACCCCCGCCTCTCATTCGCAATGAACTACCTGCTCATCGAAGATGACGACGACCACGCTCAACTGACGATCCGCGGGCTCGAACGCGAGGTCGGCTCCGGGTGTATCTCACGGATCCGCGACGGCGAATCTGCCCTCAAGTACTTCCGCGATCTCGTCTCCGATCCACACGCCCGCTTTCCCTCGATGATCCTGCTCGACCTCAAACTCCCCCGCATCAGCGGACTCGAGCTGCTTACCGCGATCAAGAGCGACCCCACCCTGCGCAGGATCCCGGTCGTCGTCCTCACGACGTCGGATGCAGAAAGCGACCGGCTCGCTGCGTTCGAACGCCACGCCAACGCCTACATCGTCAAGCCCCTCGAATTCGCAGACTTCCGCAGAATGCTCCGCTCCGTGCATGATTTCTGGAGTCAGTGGAATCGTTCGACCGACGGCAGCTGACCCTGCTGTCCACGACCACCCGATGCGGCACCACCCTCTGAGCCGCTCTATGCAACGGGTGACAGATCCGTGCGGCCGATCGAAGCGTTCCCCGCCTGTCACCTTGCCGGCGCCTCCCCCATTGTCGCACTGCAGTGGCGTCACTATCATCGCCCGCGACGCACAAGACGAACCGGAATCGCACAGAAAACCGCATTGGAGACCTCGAAATCATGTTGACCCGCGAAGGATGTCTCGCCCGACGCCAGCGCCTGTGGGAGCGCGTTCCCGAGTCCACCGAGTGGGTCCTCGTCGCTGACCCCCGTCACGTTCAGTACCTGGCCAACTGCTGGGTCCAGCCACTCAGCTTCTCCGGCGGGGAACGATGCTGGCTGCTGCTCGAACGGAGCGGCCGTGCCACGCTGATGGGGGACAACTTTGCCATCCGTGCCACCGCTCACGAACCCGTTGCCGACCGGGAAATCGTCGAGACCTGGTACGATCACAAGCACTCGGTCATCAACCGTGACCACGCACTGATCAACGCCCTCCGCAAGGTCGCTGACGAACTGAACGGCCGCCCCGGTCTGGTCGAAGCCGAATGGCTTCCCGCTGCCGCCGTCGATCTGCTTCCCCTCGACGGCGAAGCCTGGACGCTCGATGCGGGTGACCACCCCGGACAGAACGGCTCGAACGGCTCCGGTGCACTCGACCTGGGCACGCTGATTCGCTCACTGCGTCGCCAGAAGGAACAGGATGAGATCGAACTGCTCCGTACCTGCATGCGGGCCGGCGACGCCGGACAGCAACGGCTCCGGGAGGTCCTCGCTGCCGGAATGACCGAATTCGACGTCTACCGCGAGATCCAGCAGGCGGCTGTCGCGGCTGCCGGTCGTCCCGCCCTCGTCTATGGCGACTTCCGCGCCTCGACGCCCGAGCAGCCCAAGGCGGGCGGTCTCCCCACCGACTACGAACTGAAGTCCGGCGACCTTTTCGTCCTTGACTACTCGGTGCTGCTGGACGGCTACCGCAGCGACTTCACCAACACACTCTGCATCGGTGCTCCGACCGACGAGCAGCAGATGCTGTTTGAATTGTGCGACGCCGCCATGCGGGCCGGCGAAGAGACGCTCAAGGCCGGCGCGGCCGCCAAAGACGTTTACGCCGCCGTCGCCGCTCCATTCCAGGACGCCGGCTATGGCAACGCGTTTCCGCACCATGCGGGCCACGGCATCGGACTCGCTCACCCCGAGCCTCCGATCCTCG
This region includes:
- a CDS encoding response regulator, with product MNYLLIEDDDDHAQLTIRGLEREVGSGCISRIRDGESALKYFRDLVSDPHARFPSMILLDLKLPRISGLELLTAIKSDPTLRRIPVVVLTTSDAESDRLAAFERHANAYIVKPLEFADFRRMLRSVHDFWSQWNRSTDGS
- a CDS encoding M24 family metallopeptidase, with the translated sequence MLTREGCLARRQRLWERVPESTEWVLVADPRHVQYLANCWVQPLSFSGGERCWLLLERSGRATLMGDNFAIRATAHEPVADREIVETWYDHKHSVINRDHALINALRKVADELNGRPGLVEAEWLPAAAVDLLPLDGEAWTLDAGDHPGQNGSNGSGALDLGTLIRSLRRQKEQDEIELLRTCMRAGDAGQQRLREVLAAGMTEFDVYREIQQAAVAAAGRPALVYGDFRASTPEQPKAGGLPTDYELKSGDLFVLDYSVLLDGYRSDFTNTLCIGAPTDEQQMLFELCDAAMRAGEETLKAGAAAKDVYAAVAAPFQDAGYGNAFPHHAGHGIGLAHPEPPILVPESRDVLLTGDVVTLEPGAYVEGIGGMRIEHNYLITDSGYERLSNHVISLT